One Amaranthus tricolor cultivar Red isolate AtriRed21 chromosome 10, ASM2621246v1, whole genome shotgun sequence genomic window carries:
- the LOC130825463 gene encoding ABC transporter B family member 28 isoform X1 encodes MAAVSFSSAILTHRNTQLPLSVSFTNFRRTTRLGFRNPNYYQWTSFTYVPGPASDYSVTEPDPKVEGLGQEKAETKDAINWGLLWSLLSKQKWRVALCISALVGGTTCTLSMPLFSGRFFEVLSGARPEPLWRILSRIAVVYALEPVFTVIFVVNMNKIWEKIMSILRAQIFRRMLVQKVEFFDRYKVGELTGLLTSDLGSVKDIVSENVSRDRGFRALSEIFGTIGILFTLSPQLAPILGLLMLIVSVLVAVYKRSTMPVFKAHGLAQSSMSDCVTETISAIRTVRSFGGEKRQMAAFGNQILAYQASGVKLGTYKSINESVTRVAVYVSLLALYILGGNKVKAGELSVGTVVSFIGYTFTLTFAVQGLVYTFGDLRGAFAAVERINSILSGAEIDEALAYGLERQIHSKNVEDEKLKLFAVNGFDERQQSDHVRYMSAMGSPSNLFNIVRSGDINLEDVHFSYPLRPDVEVLKGLNLTLNSGTVTALVGSSGAGKSTIVQLLARFYEPTSGRITVSGEDVRTFDKSEWARVVSIVNQDPVLFSMSVAENIAYGLPDSDVSKDDIVKAAKAANAHEFIISLPQGYDTLVGERGGLLSGGQRQRVAIARALLKNAPILILDEATSALDTVSERLVQGALNHLMKGRTTLVIAHRLSTVQNAHRIALCSDGRIAELGTHFDLLSRDGEYASLVGTQRLAFE; translated from the exons ATGGCTGCAGTTTCTTTTTCATCAGCCATTCTCACACATAGAAACACTCAACTTCCTCTTTCTGTCTCGTTCACTAACTTCCGCCGCACCACTCGACTCGGTTTCCGAAACCCGAATTATTATCAGTGGACATCATTTACATACGTACCGGGTCCCGCTTCGGATTACTCCGTTACCGAACCAGACCCGAAAGTCGAGGGTTTGGGTCAAGAGAAAGCTGAAACGAAAGATGCGATAAATTGGGGATTGTTATGGAGTTTGCTATCGAAACAAAAATGGAGAGTTGCTCTTTGTATTTCTGCTCTAGTTGGTGGTACCACCTGTACACTTTCTATGCCTCTTTTTtcag GGAGGTTTTTTGAGGTACTTTCGGGAGCAAGACCCGAGCCTTTGTGGAGAATATTGAGCAGGATTGCCGTTGTGTATGCTTTAGAACCAGTTTTCACTGTGATATTTGTGGTAAATATGAACAAAATTTGGGAGAAGATTATGTCTATTCTAAGAGCTCAAATATTTAGGAGAATGCTTGTTCAAAAG GTGGAGTTTTTTGACCGTTACAAG GTTGGGGAATTGACTGGATTGTTGACATCGGATTTGGGGTCCGTAAAAGACATTGTCAGTGAAAATGTTTCAAGGGACAGGGGGTTCAGAGCATTATCTGAG ATTTTTGGAACGATAGGCATCCTGTTCACTCTCTCACCACAACTCGCACCAATACTGGGTTTGCTGATGCTGATTGTCTCTGTTTTAGTCG CTGTCTACAAACGGTCAACTATGCCCGTCTTTAAAGCTCATGGGTTGGCGCAATCTTCTATGTCTGATTGTGTGACAGAAACTATTTCTGCTATTCGCACA GTGAGATCCTTTGGTGGGGAAAAGCGCCAAATGGCAGCATTTGGTAACCAG ATTCTTGCATATCAGGCTAGTGGTGTTAAACTAGGAACTTACAAATCTATCAATGAATCAGTGACTCGAGTTGCGGTTTATGTATCTTTACTGGCCTTGTATATCCTTGGTGGAAACAAAGTTAAAGCG GGTGAACTGTCAGTTGGAACTGTGGTTTCTTTCATTGGATACACCTTTACTCTTACATTTGCT GTTCAAGGCCTGGTTTATACTTTTGGAGATCTTCGTGGAGCTTTTGCTGCTGTTGAAAGAATTAATTCAATTCTTTCTGGCGCAGAAATTGATGAGGCTCTTGCTTATGGTTTAGAAAGACAGATTCACTCAAAAAATGTCGAGGATGAAAAGTTGAAGTTATTTGCGGTCAATGGATTTGATGAAAGGCAACAATCTGATCATGTGCGTTACATGTCAGCCATGGGCTCACCCAGTAATTTGTTTAACATAGTGCGGTCTGGTGACATTAATCTTGAAG ATGTGCATTTTTCTTATCCATTGAGGCCTGATGTTGAGGTCCTTAAAGGTCTTAACCTTACATTGAATAGTGGCACTGTAACTGCTCTTGTGGGATCAAGTGGCGCAGGGAAAAGTACTATTGTGCAATTGTTGGCACGATTTTATGAG CCCACCAGCGGTCGTATAACTGTTTCTGGAGAAGATGTTAGGACGTTCGATAAAAGTGAATGGGCTCGTGTTGTCTCGATAGTGAATCAA GATCCAGTACTTTTCTCCATGTCTGTTGCAGAGAATATTGCATATGGTCTACCTGATTCTGATGTGAGTAAGGATGATATAGTTAAAGCAGCTAAAGCAGCTAATGCTCATGAATTCATCATATCACTTCCACAG GGTTATGACACACTAGTTGGTGAGCGTGGAGGTCTACTGAGTGGGGGACAAAGACAG AGAGTTGCTATTGCCAGAGCACTTCTAAAAAATGCTCCAATTTTGATTCTTGATGAG GCTACAAGTGCCTTAGATACAGTAAGTGAGCGTTTGGTCCAGGGTGCTTTGAACCATCttatgaaaggaagaacaacaTTGGTAATAGCTCACCGATTAAGCACAGTCCAGAATGCCCATCGTATTGCGCTTTGTTCTGATGGCCGGATAGCAGAGCTTGGCACCCATTTTGATTTGTTGTCAAGAGACGGCGAATATGCTTCACTTGTTGGAACTCAGAGGCTTGCTTTTGAGTGA
- the LOC130825463 gene encoding ABC transporter B family member 28 isoform X2: MAAVSFSSAILTHRNTQLPLSVSFTNFRRTTRLGFRNPNYYQWTSFTYVPGPASDYSVTEPDPKVEGLGQEKAETKDAINWGLLWSLLSKQKWRVALCISALVGGTTCTLSMPLFSGRFFEVLSGARPEPLWRILSRIAVVYALEPVFTVIFVVNMNKIWEKIMSILRAQIFRRMLVQKVEFFDRYKVGELTGLLTSDLGSVKDIVSENVSRDRGFRALSEIFGTIGILFTLSPQLAPILGLLMLIVSVLVAVYKRSTMPVFKAHGLAQSSMSDCVTETISAIRTVRSFGGEKRQMAAFGNQILAYQASGVKLGTYKSINESVTRVAVYVSLLALYILGGNKVKAGELSVGTVVSFIGYTFTLTFAVQGLVYTFGDLRGAFAAVERINSILSGAEIDEALAYGLERQIHSKNVEDEKLKLFAVNGFDERQQSDHVRYMSAMGSPSNLFNIVRSGDINLEDVHFSYPLRPDVEVLKGLNLTLNSGTVTALVGSSGAGKSTIVQLLARFYEPTSGRITVSGEDVRTFDKSEWARVVSIVNQDPVLFSMSVAENIAYGLPDSDVSKDDIVKAAKAANAHEFIISLPQVYLL; the protein is encoded by the exons ATGGCTGCAGTTTCTTTTTCATCAGCCATTCTCACACATAGAAACACTCAACTTCCTCTTTCTGTCTCGTTCACTAACTTCCGCCGCACCACTCGACTCGGTTTCCGAAACCCGAATTATTATCAGTGGACATCATTTACATACGTACCGGGTCCCGCTTCGGATTACTCCGTTACCGAACCAGACCCGAAAGTCGAGGGTTTGGGTCAAGAGAAAGCTGAAACGAAAGATGCGATAAATTGGGGATTGTTATGGAGTTTGCTATCGAAACAAAAATGGAGAGTTGCTCTTTGTATTTCTGCTCTAGTTGGTGGTACCACCTGTACACTTTCTATGCCTCTTTTTtcag GGAGGTTTTTTGAGGTACTTTCGGGAGCAAGACCCGAGCCTTTGTGGAGAATATTGAGCAGGATTGCCGTTGTGTATGCTTTAGAACCAGTTTTCACTGTGATATTTGTGGTAAATATGAACAAAATTTGGGAGAAGATTATGTCTATTCTAAGAGCTCAAATATTTAGGAGAATGCTTGTTCAAAAG GTGGAGTTTTTTGACCGTTACAAG GTTGGGGAATTGACTGGATTGTTGACATCGGATTTGGGGTCCGTAAAAGACATTGTCAGTGAAAATGTTTCAAGGGACAGGGGGTTCAGAGCATTATCTGAG ATTTTTGGAACGATAGGCATCCTGTTCACTCTCTCACCACAACTCGCACCAATACTGGGTTTGCTGATGCTGATTGTCTCTGTTTTAGTCG CTGTCTACAAACGGTCAACTATGCCCGTCTTTAAAGCTCATGGGTTGGCGCAATCTTCTATGTCTGATTGTGTGACAGAAACTATTTCTGCTATTCGCACA GTGAGATCCTTTGGTGGGGAAAAGCGCCAAATGGCAGCATTTGGTAACCAG ATTCTTGCATATCAGGCTAGTGGTGTTAAACTAGGAACTTACAAATCTATCAATGAATCAGTGACTCGAGTTGCGGTTTATGTATCTTTACTGGCCTTGTATATCCTTGGTGGAAACAAAGTTAAAGCG GGTGAACTGTCAGTTGGAACTGTGGTTTCTTTCATTGGATACACCTTTACTCTTACATTTGCT GTTCAAGGCCTGGTTTATACTTTTGGAGATCTTCGTGGAGCTTTTGCTGCTGTTGAAAGAATTAATTCAATTCTTTCTGGCGCAGAAATTGATGAGGCTCTTGCTTATGGTTTAGAAAGACAGATTCACTCAAAAAATGTCGAGGATGAAAAGTTGAAGTTATTTGCGGTCAATGGATTTGATGAAAGGCAACAATCTGATCATGTGCGTTACATGTCAGCCATGGGCTCACCCAGTAATTTGTTTAACATAGTGCGGTCTGGTGACATTAATCTTGAAG ATGTGCATTTTTCTTATCCATTGAGGCCTGATGTTGAGGTCCTTAAAGGTCTTAACCTTACATTGAATAGTGGCACTGTAACTGCTCTTGTGGGATCAAGTGGCGCAGGGAAAAGTACTATTGTGCAATTGTTGGCACGATTTTATGAG CCCACCAGCGGTCGTATAACTGTTTCTGGAGAAGATGTTAGGACGTTCGATAAAAGTGAATGGGCTCGTGTTGTCTCGATAGTGAATCAA GATCCAGTACTTTTCTCCATGTCTGTTGCAGAGAATATTGCATATGGTCTACCTGATTCTGATGTGAGTAAGGATGATATAGTTAAAGCAGCTAAAGCAGCTAATGCTCATGAATTCATCATATCACTTCCACAGGTTTATCTTCTATAG